A DNA window from Gammaproteobacteria bacterium contains the following coding sequences:
- a CDS encoding TonB-dependent receptor — protein sequence MSNRRFVLTTTARTKGWRRALVVLPALLLAAALPAAAQEPGRVTGQVTMEGSGAPLGEVQIFLTDTGVGSLTRQNGRYVLLNVPPGSYEMRAERIGLGSSTAQITVAAGETVVQDFTLTEEALGLDEIVVTGTAGAARQREIGNTIAQINVAEVPDRPVLVSDILQSQAPGLEVYGGGGVGQAKIIRLRGASSVELSNHPLIYIDGVRMRSDPLPDANPPDRRGGRSGNIAVSPLDNINPNDIERIEVIKGSAATTLYGTEASAGVIQVFTKRGSVGAPVWTAEVKAGSAWSRKFGVDTPGADPYINMGPWICTGPFSCGEYHPGSPFTLDYSLSVRGGRQDLQYFISGGFLDEQGYMTNDSQKKYHTRANFTITPANNLTIQWNTAYAANALTMTNGQNNAQGITLNAFRAERNYFGTGDPAVLNELMDQQLNQDVERLTTGATITYAPLESLTNRFTVGYDFSTQEHRNLRPYAWRQVPQGALLNNTFQNRVLSFDYVGTYSFDLTSSISSNFSWGGQATGDDDRLVEGFGENFPGAADPTLESAALTQAHEARSKIWNAGFFFQNVFDVADRYFITVGTRVDGNSAFGKGFGLQVYPKASASWIISDEGFWPDLGEFKLRAAYGQSGRAPGAFDAVRTWTPAGLAGVPAFVPANVGNDEVGPEVTEEIEAGFDASWLGDRLTTTFTAYRQTTNDALLDVPQIPSTGFTNSQLTNIGRIQNQGIEVEMGLTVLESANWGVDIGGSLTTNHSKVLELGIPPTSSLRMDCGPNGDEGCPLSNRRDLMVRNPDEIAAPNYCLDRVCTESQAIFNEDAVNYGPNLPTTFIGGNMTVRAPGNITLSANGEFKGGFYMNEAVWSISRSVRSHLCFPWYVNPQSSIELKPDTPALFRARCNPREGEGYMWKGDFFKLRSVSATIPVDAVFPERVSNATFTLALRNSYLWRKEMPFMDPELTGDPTGGQRQLGYNFEESVPAPITLHASLRITF from the coding sequence ATGAGCAATCGAAGGTTCGTACTCACAACCACCGCGCGAACCAAGGGGTGGCGGCGCGCCCTGGTCGTGCTTCCGGCGCTCCTCCTCGCGGCGGCACTGCCCGCGGCGGCACAGGAGCCCGGACGGGTTACCGGCCAGGTAACGATGGAGGGCTCTGGAGCACCGCTCGGTGAGGTCCAGATCTTCCTGACCGACACCGGCGTCGGAAGCCTCACCCGGCAAAACGGGCGCTACGTGCTGCTCAACGTCCCCCCGGGCAGCTACGAGATGCGTGCCGAGCGCATCGGCCTGGGCTCGTCCACGGCGCAGATCACCGTGGCCGCCGGCGAGACCGTGGTGCAGGACTTCACACTCACCGAAGAGGCGCTCGGCCTCGACGAGATCGTCGTGACCGGCACGGCCGGCGCGGCCCGCCAGCGCGAGATCGGCAACACCATCGCGCAGATCAACGTGGCCGAGGTGCCCGACCGTCCGGTGCTCGTATCCGACATCCTGCAATCGCAGGCACCGGGACTGGAGGTATACGGGGGCGGCGGCGTCGGCCAGGCGAAGATCATTCGCCTGCGGGGCGCGAGCAGCGTGGAGCTCTCCAACCACCCGCTCATCTACATCGACGGGGTGCGCATGCGCAGCGACCCGCTGCCGGATGCGAACCCGCCGGATCGTCGTGGCGGCCGGAGCGGCAACATCGCTGTGAGTCCGCTCGACAACATCAATCCCAACGACATCGAGCGCATCGAGGTCATCAAGGGATCGGCGGCGACCACCCTGTACGGCACCGAGGCCTCCGCGGGCGTCATCCAGGTCTTCACGAAGCGTGGCTCGGTCGGAGCTCCCGTGTGGACGGCCGAGGTCAAGGCCGGAAGTGCCTGGAGCCGCAAGTTCGGCGTGGACACTCCCGGCGCCGACCCGTACATCAACATGGGTCCTTGGATCTGCACCGGGCCGTTCAGCTGCGGCGAGTATCATCCGGGCTCGCCCTTCACGCTGGACTACTCGCTCTCCGTCAGGGGCGGTAGGCAGGACCTCCAGTATTTCATCTCGGGCGGCTTCCTGGATGAACAGGGCTACATGACGAATGACAGCCAGAAGAAGTACCATACTCGCGCGAACTTCACGATTACGCCCGCAAACAATCTGACCATCCAGTGGAACACGGCGTACGCGGCCAACGCCCTCACGATGACCAACGGGCAGAACAACGCCCAGGGCATCACCCTCAACGCCTTCCGGGCGGAGAGGAACTACTTCGGTACCGGCGATCCCGCGGTCCTCAACGAGCTGATGGACCAGCAGCTCAACCAGGATGTCGAGCGGCTCACCACTGGCGCCACAATCACCTATGCGCCCTTGGAGAGCCTCACCAACCGCTTCACGGTCGGGTACGACTTCTCGACTCAGGAGCACCGCAACCTGCGCCCCTACGCGTGGAGGCAGGTACCACAGGGAGCGTTGCTCAACAACACCTTCCAGAACCGCGTCCTTTCCTTCGACTACGTCGGGACCTACAGCTTCGACCTGACGTCCTCGATCAGTTCGAACTTCTCCTGGGGCGGCCAGGCCACCGGCGACGATGACCGCCTGGTTGAAGGCTTCGGTGAGAACTTCCCCGGCGCCGCCGACCCCACCCTCGAATCCGCCGCCCTCACCCAGGCCCACGAGGCGCGCTCCAAGATCTGGAATGCCGGCTTCTTCTTCCAGAACGTCTTTGACGTTGCAGACCGCTATTTCATTACGGTGGGAACGCGCGTCGACGGCAACAGCGCCTTCGGCAAGGGCTTCGGGCTCCAGGTGTACCCCAAGGCGAGCGCGTCCTGGATCATCTCCGACGAAGGGTTCTGGCCGGATCTGGGCGAGTTCAAGCTGCGCGCCGCCTACGGCCAGTCCGGCCGTGCGCCCGGCGCCTTCGACGCCGTGCGTACCTGGACCCCGGCCGGTCTGGCCGGCGTACCGGCGTTCGTACCCGCGAACGTGGGTAACGACGAGGTCGGTCCGGAGGTCACCGAAGAGATCGAGGCCGGATTCGACGCGTCGTGGCTGGGCGACCGGCTCACCACCACCTTCACGGCCTATCGTCAGACCACCAACGACGCGCTCCTCGATGTCCCCCAGATTCCTTCCACGGGCTTCACCAATAGCCAGCTCACCAACATCGGCAGGATCCAGAACCAGGGGATCGAGGTTGAAATGGGCTTGACGGTGTTGGAATCGGCCAACTGGGGAGTGGACATTGGCGGGTCGTTGACCACCAATCACTCCAAGGTGCTGGAGCTCGGCATTCCGCCGACCAGTTCCCTGCGTATGGACTGCGGACCGAACGGTGACGAAGGATGCCCGCTGAGCAACCGGCGGGACCTGATGGTCAGAAACCCGGATGAAATCGCGGCGCCCAACTACTGCCTCGACCGGGTCTGCACCGAGTCTCAGGCGATCTTCAACGAAGATGCGGTGAACTATGGCCCCAACCTGCCGACCACGTTCATCGGCGGGAACATGACGGTCCGCGCGCCGGGCAACATCACCCTCTCCGCCAACGGCGAGTTCAAGGGCGGCTTCTACATGAACGAGGCCGTCTGGTCCATCAGCCGGAGCGTCCGCTCCCACCTCTGCTTCCCGTGGTACGTGAACCCGCAGAGCTCGATCGAGTTGAAGCCGGACACGCCGGCCCTCTTCCGCGCCCGCTGTAATCCGCGTGAGGGCGAGGGCTACATGTGGAAGGGCGACTTCTTCAAGCTGCGCAGCGTGAGCGCTACCATTCCGGTGGACGCCGTGTTCCCGGAGAGAGTGAGCAACGCGACCTTCACGCTCGCCCTGCGCAACTCGTACCTGTGGCGGAAGGAGATGCCGTTCATGGATCCGGAGTTGACCGGTGATCCCACGGGCGGTCAGAGGCAGTTGGGGTATAACTTCGAGGAGTCCGTGCCGGCGCCGATCACGCTGCACGCATCCCTCCGGATCACGTTCTAG
- a CDS encoding squalene/phytoene synthase family protein: MASLQELLVASSRTFAVGIRILPEPLRTEVTVAYLLLRVSDYLEDNRELRTNEKVALLQNWRRVLAGDGERRALVERLREARDDTPDALVARHAATVLAGLERLAAPAREILIRRVGESSAGMARWTERGSRFETEADLDDYMHEVAGRVGHLLTELFTLRLPGTRNARKRMMPLGREFGLALQTVNVIRGLHEDRDRGWVYVPAAFVPDPRIHPSQLFDPANLDAAMAVLARLVTKADGHLAAARAYIRLIPRRYHRVRLFCLLPLLFAVRTLAISRANPDVLRRETKMTRREVKAITRRAVVLGFSNGWIERYCTQLATAPTP, from the coding sequence ATGGCCTCGCTCCAGGAACTCCTCGTCGCCTCCAGCCGCACCTTCGCCGTTGGCATCCGGATCCTTCCCGAGCCGCTGAGGACCGAAGTCACCGTTGCCTATCTCCTGCTGCGGGTTTCCGACTACCTGGAAGACAACCGCGAGCTGCGTACGAACGAAAAGGTCGCCCTGCTTCAGAACTGGCGGCGTGTCCTCGCGGGAGACGGCGAGCGACGAGCATTGGTCGAGCGCCTGCGGGAGGCCCGCGACGACACTCCGGACGCGCTCGTGGCGCGTCACGCGGCGACGGTCCTCGCCGGACTCGAACGGCTCGCCGCGCCCGCCAGGGAAATCCTCATCCGCCGCGTGGGCGAATCGAGCGCCGGGATGGCGCGCTGGACGGAGCGCGGATCCCGCTTCGAGACCGAGGCCGATCTCGACGACTACATGCACGAGGTGGCCGGACGCGTGGGTCATCTCCTTACCGAGCTGTTCACGTTGCGGCTTCCGGGGACGCGGAACGCACGCAAGCGGATGATGCCGCTCGGGCGCGAGTTCGGGCTGGCGCTGCAAACGGTGAACGTCATCCGCGGGCTGCACGAAGACCGGGATCGCGGGTGGGTCTATGTGCCTGCCGCATTTGTTCCCGATCCGCGCATTCACCCGAGCCAGCTCTTCGACCCGGCGAACCTGGACGCGGCCATGGCCGTCCTCGCGCGGCTGGTCACGAAGGCCGACGGGCACCTGGCCGCGGCCCGGGCCTACATCCGGCTCATCCCGAGACGCTACCACCGGGTTCGGCTGTTCTGCCTGCTGCCGCTGCTCTTCGCGGTACGCACGCTGGCCATCAGCCGGGCCAACCCGGACGTTCTCAGGCGGGAGACCAAGATGACGCGGCGGGAGGTGAAGGCCATCACACGCCGGGCCGTGGTGCTGGGTTTCTCGAATGGGTGGATCGAACGTTACTGCACGCAACTCGCAACCGCCCCGACCCCATGA
- a CDS encoding aminotransferase class V-fold PLP-dependent enzyme, translated as MTSLASFRDEFPVSRTHIFLNHAGVAPTSTRVVRAVHRFMDSIAREGRPDFDAWESVAQRCRERFARLIGCEADEVAFVRNTSHGLSLLASGLDWRPGDRVAAAASVEYPSNVYPWMDLDRRGIAALDVIPVDGAGTVTVDAAERALGPGSRVLAVSSAQYATGAVTDLAGVGRLCRERGVLLCVDGIQTVGALPIDVKEAGVHFLSADSHKWMLGMMGIAAVFVDRSVVGRIHPPLLGWRSTTDAFNFDRVHFELLDHAGRYEEGSLAYPLIAGFGAALELLEEAGIPAIAGHVCALVADLGERLERLGCVATPEAGSRRHILTFRHPDLDNETLLAGLERAGVVASLRRARIRVAPHLYNTHEEMGRVADAVGALLPANVR; from the coding sequence ATGACATCTCTTGCGTCCTTCCGCGACGAGTTCCCGGTCTCCCGCACCCACATCTTCCTGAATCATGCGGGCGTGGCGCCCACCTCGACGCGCGTCGTGCGGGCGGTGCATCGCTTCATGGATTCGATCGCGCGCGAGGGCCGGCCCGACTTCGACGCCTGGGAGTCGGTGGCGCAGCGCTGCCGGGAACGGTTCGCGCGCCTGATCGGGTGCGAGGCGGACGAGGTCGCGTTCGTGCGCAACACCTCGCACGGGCTGTCGCTGCTCGCGTCCGGGCTGGACTGGCGGCCCGGAGACCGGGTCGCGGCGGCGGCATCGGTGGAGTACCCCTCCAACGTATACCCCTGGATGGACCTGGACCGGCGAGGCATCGCGGCGCTCGACGTGATCCCCGTGGACGGCGCCGGGACCGTGACGGTGGACGCCGCGGAGCGGGCGCTCGGTCCCGGCAGCCGTGTATTGGCGGTCAGTTCCGCCCAGTACGCAACGGGCGCGGTCACCGACCTGGCCGGGGTGGGGCGGCTGTGCCGGGAACGCGGGGTGCTCCTCTGCGTGGACGGCATCCAGACGGTGGGCGCCCTGCCCATTGACGTGAAGGAGGCGGGGGTGCACTTCCTGTCCGCGGACAGCCACAAGTGGATGCTCGGCATGATGGGCATCGCTGCGGTGTTCGTGGACCGCTCGGTGGTCGGACGGATTCATCCGCCGCTGCTCGGCTGGCGCAGCACCACCGACGCCTTCAATTTCGACAGGGTCCACTTCGAGCTTCTGGACCACGCGGGGCGCTACGAGGAGGGAAGCCTCGCGTACCCGCTTATCGCCGGCTTCGGCGCCGCCCTCGAACTGCTCGAGGAAGCCGGGATCCCCGCCATCGCCGGGCACGTGTGCGCGCTGGTTGCCGATCTCGGTGAGCGCCTGGAGCGGCTCGGCTGCGTTGCCACGCCCGAGGCCGGGAGCCGGCGCCACATTCTGACCTTCCGCCACCCCGATCTCGACAACGAGACGCTGCTCGCCGGACTCGAGCGGGCCGGCGTGGTCGCGTCGCTCCGGCGGGCGCGCATCCGGGTGGCGCCGCATCTTTACAACACCCATGAAGAGATGGGACGAGTGGCGGACGCGGTGGGCGCGCTGCTCCCCGCGAACGTCAGGTAG